AACGGCCAGCGGGGCTTCGGCGAGGGCGAACTGAACCGCCCCGCCGCCCTGCTGGCCGATGGCGACCGGCTGTGGGTCGCCGACCTCTACAATCACCGCATCCTCGCCTTGGCGTTGCCCACTGGCGGACTCACCAAGCGCGACTGACCACCAGAATGGCGATGGCCAGGCCGCCCACGGCGAGCCCCGCGGCCAGCAGCTTCGGACCCGCCAGCCGCGTCCACAGCAGGATGCCCGAAAGGGTGAGGAACAGCAGGGCGCCTGCGAAGGCATCGGACAACAGGATCCAGCCGATCTGGCCGCCATCGCCCTTGTGGAGGCGCTTGAGCACCTGAAGGAAGTTGGCGTCCTTCTGTTCCAGTTCCACGGTGCGGTTGCCCGGCGTATAGGTGGCCAAGGCGAAGTGGGCATGGCCGAAGAAAGCCACGGTCCACTGATCCGCCACCTTGACCTGGGCACCCCCCATGCGGCCGGGTTTTCCCGCCTTGGTCAGCCATTTCACCCGGTTCATGGGCACGTTGAACCGCGCCGCCAAGGCCTGGGCCAGGGCTTCCGGGCTGGCGGGCGCTTCGGGAAACTCCACCGTCACCTTGTGCTCGGAGATCTGGCCCGCCTCGATCTTCATGACGCCCCGGTGGTTCAACAGAATTCCCGTGAACCCGAACAGCAGGCCGAACGCGGCGCCGCTGAGCCCCACCCAGGCGTGGAGCTTGCGCAGCACGCGGAGGAAGGCCGCCTTGCGGGGATGCCGCGGAATGCGGCGGAATCCCGTCGCGTGGCTCAGATGGGAAGGCATGCCGGAGCGGTTCATGGGCCTCAGAAGCAGCAGGAGAGGGTGAGCTGAGCGCGGCGCGGCGTGCCCACGGTGATGTT
This sequence is a window from Geothrix sp. PMB-07. Protein-coding genes within it:
- a CDS encoding PepSY-associated TM helix domain-containing protein translates to MNRSGMPSHLSHATGFRRIPRHPRKAAFLRVLRKLHAWVGLSGAAFGLLFGFTGILLNHRGVMKIEAGQISEHKVTVEFPEAPASPEALAQALAARFNVPMNRVKWLTKAGKPGRMGGAQVKVADQWTVAFFGHAHFALATYTPGNRTVELEQKDANFLQVLKRLHKGDGGQIGWILLSDAFAGALLFLTLSGILLWTRLAGPKLLAAGLAVGGLAIAILVVSRAW